In one Flavobacteriales bacterium genomic region, the following are encoded:
- a CDS encoding two-component regulator propeller domain-containing protein, whose product MRPLTLTLAALVAALGHAQQHAFRQLTARDGLAQSQVRAMSQDGRGYLWVGTLGGASRFDGVTFQNRSLQDGLPDAQVSAMACDREGRLWMGTGNMLARVDGNRLITEPVPGADKGSRILGLIAGADGALYIGTDGGGLHVRDAGGTHPFPGYPSDTATHVRALHQLRDGSLLVGLRNGLLHCSASGCRAVPVGDAEPKLVSALEEAADGSWWVGTLGSGLYRIAPDGRLLAEFDEETGLLQNNVRCLLIDDRDRLWVGTKLGLNQYDGQRLRTFTVHQGLPNDNIQCAFQDHEGNIWFGTDGAGVLLYLGDRFVTFTVKDGLCSDQVMSVTPDSRGDLWLGTYDNGLCRLDGMAMITTLDGLPNNTIWSGLLAQDGTMWFGTSDGLARVVNGVVERPQGEAPLAGSRVFALHQDPSGRIWCGTREGLFSLAPDGSTTTAARGAGAPQRSVRAIIGLPDGTLELAGDDGCYRYRNGSFLRFGESEGLCDETALCLLRDQAGRTWVGTANGLSCLKDGGARCIRMAQDFGSNYIDFLIADEHGLVWAGTNNGLFRFHPDSLLADSSAYTHITLSDGLRGLEFNLNAAHAWTKGRLLFGSASGTVLHSPLTNGHAASDPVPRVHITGVRSFLQPSAWKDACDSLDADGLPAGLHLSYRRHYLTFDYTAVAFNRPEQVRFRYRLTGLDPDWLPATEARFASFSNLPHGDYTFEVMAAVGNGPWSAPATFSFRIDPPYWARWWFFAACAAAAAALAWGIHRIRTQRRERRERTRQLVLRSRMLQLEQQALNANMNRHFVFNALNSIQFHINRQDRATASRYLTSFAKLIRKNLDASQSDTTTLAEELERLELYLKLEHMRFKDKFRYTIAVDPAVDATQVRLPAMMLQPYVENSIWHGILPMGHQGHVEITVEPTTDAGRVMVRIADDGIGVDESRKAKAGQENDHISRGIEITKGRADVLRRLELTDIRIDGPKQRWDLASQRSIGTEVTIELPVQQSVIKSAEGL is encoded by the coding sequence ATGCGCCCCTTGACCCTCACGCTGGCCGCGCTCGTTGCAGCGCTGGGCCACGCGCAACAGCACGCCTTCCGGCAGCTCACGGCGCGCGATGGTCTCGCGCAGAGCCAGGTGCGGGCCATGTCGCAGGACGGCCGCGGCTACCTCTGGGTGGGCACGCTTGGCGGCGCAAGCCGATTCGACGGTGTCACCTTCCAGAACCGTTCGCTGCAGGACGGCCTGCCCGATGCCCAGGTGAGCGCGATGGCGTGTGACCGCGAAGGCAGGCTGTGGATGGGCACCGGAAACATGCTGGCCAGGGTCGATGGCAACCGGCTGATCACCGAGCCTGTGCCCGGCGCAGACAAGGGCTCGCGCATCCTGGGCCTGATCGCCGGCGCTGACGGCGCCCTGTACATCGGCACCGACGGGGGCGGGCTGCACGTGCGCGATGCCGGCGGCACGCACCCGTTCCCGGGGTATCCCTCGGATACCGCCACCCATGTGCGCGCGCTGCACCAGCTGCGCGACGGCAGCCTACTGGTGGGCCTGCGCAACGGCCTCCTCCATTGCTCGGCCTCCGGTTGCAGGGCCGTGCCGGTGGGTGATGCCGAGCCCAAGCTGGTGAGCGCGCTGGAAGAGGCTGCGGACGGCTCCTGGTGGGTGGGCACCCTGGGCAGCGGGCTGTACCGCATCGCGCCGGATGGCCGCCTGCTGGCGGAGTTCGACGAGGAGACCGGCTTACTGCAGAACAACGTCCGCTGCCTGCTGATCGATGACCGCGACCGGCTCTGGGTGGGCACCAAGCTCGGCCTGAACCAATACGATGGGCAGCGCCTGCGGACCTTCACCGTGCATCAAGGCCTGCCGAACGACAACATCCAATGCGCCTTCCAGGACCACGAGGGCAATATCTGGTTCGGCACCGATGGCGCGGGGGTGCTGCTCTACCTCGGCGACCGCTTCGTCACCTTCACGGTGAAGGATGGGCTCTGCAGCGACCAGGTGATGAGCGTCACGCCTGACTCCCGAGGCGATCTGTGGCTGGGCACCTACGACAACGGCCTGTGCCGGCTGGATGGCATGGCCATGATCACCACGCTGGACGGACTGCCGAACAACACCATCTGGTCGGGGCTCCTCGCCCAGGACGGGACCATGTGGTTCGGCACGAGCGACGGCCTCGCCCGCGTGGTGAATGGTGTCGTGGAGCGCCCCCAAGGGGAAGCGCCGCTTGCCGGCTCGCGCGTCTTCGCCCTGCACCAGGACCCGTCGGGACGCATCTGGTGCGGCACACGCGAGGGGCTCTTCTCGTTGGCCCCGGATGGATCCACCACCACCGCGGCCCGGGGCGCGGGAGCCCCGCAGCGCTCGGTGCGGGCCATCATCGGACTGCCCGATGGCACGCTCGAATTGGCCGGTGACGATGGGTGCTACCGGTACCGGAACGGCTCCTTCCTCCGCTTCGGGGAGAGCGAGGGGCTCTGCGATGAGACCGCCCTCTGCCTGCTGCGCGACCAGGCGGGCCGCACCTGGGTGGGCACCGCCAACGGCCTGTCATGCCTGAAGGACGGCGGAGCCAGATGCATCCGCATGGCGCAGGACTTCGGCTCCAACTACATCGATTTCCTGATCGCCGACGAGCACGGCCTGGTCTGGGCCGGCACCAATAACGGGCTCTTCCGCTTCCACCCGGACAGCCTGCTGGCCGACAGTTCCGCCTACACGCACATCACCCTGAGCGATGGCCTGCGCGGACTCGAGTTCAACCTGAACGCGGCCCACGCCTGGACGAAAGGGCGACTCCTCTTCGGCAGCGCATCGGGCACCGTGCTGCACAGCCCCTTGACCAATGGCCATGCGGCCTCGGATCCAGTGCCGCGGGTGCACATCACCGGTGTGCGCTCCTTCCTGCAGCCCAGCGCTTGGAAGGATGCCTGCGACAGCCTGGATGCCGATGGGCTGCCGGCCGGCCTGCACCTCTCCTATCGGCGCCACTACCTCACCTTCGATTATACGGCCGTTGCCTTCAACCGACCCGAGCAAGTGCGCTTCCGATACCGCCTCACGGGCCTCGATCCCGACTGGCTGCCCGCCACGGAAGCCCGCTTCGCCAGCTTCAGCAACCTCCCGCATGGCGACTACACCTTCGAGGTGATGGCCGCCGTGGGCAATGGCCCTTGGAGCGCTCCAGCGACCTTCTCCTTCCGAATCGACCCGCCCTACTGGGCACGCTGGTGGTTCTTCGCCGCCTGCGCGGCCGCTGCCGCAGCCCTGGCCTGGGGCATCCACCGCATCCGCACCCAAAGGCGGGAGCGCCGTGAGCGCACGCGGCAGCTGGTGCTTCGGTCGCGCATGCTGCAGCTGGAGCAGCAGGCGCTCAACGCCAACATGAACCGCCATTTCGTCTTCAACGCCCTCAACAGCATCCAGTTCCACATCAACCGGCAGGACCGGGCCACGGCCAGCCGCTACCTCACCAGCTTCGCGAAGCTCATCCGTAAGAACCTCGATGCCAGCCAGAGCGACACCACCACGCTGGCCGAGGAATTGGAGCGCTTGGAGCTCTACCTGAAGCTGGAGCACATGCGCTTCAAGGACAAGTTCCGCTACACCATCGCGGTGGACCCCGCGGTGGATGCCACTCAGGTGCGCCTGCCCGCCATGATGCTTCAGCCCTACGTGGAGAACAGCATCTGGCACGGCATCCTGCCCATGGGGCACCAAGGGCATGTGGAGATCACCGTGGAACCCACTACGGACGCAGGCCGGGTCATGGTGCGGATTGCGGATGACGGCATCGGCGTCGACGAAAGCCGCAAGGCCAAAGCCGGTCAGGAGAACGACCACATCTCCAGGGGCATCGAGATCACCAAGGGCCGGGCGGATGTCTTGCGTCGGCTCGAATTGACCGATATCCGGATTGATGGGCCCAAGCAACGGTGGGACCTGGCCAGCCAACGGAGCATTGGCACGGAGGTGACCATCGAACTGCCTGTCCAACAGTCCGTAATAAAGTCCGCCGAGGGCTTGTGA
- a CDS encoding LytTR family DNA-binding domain-containing protein — translation MSLRVLIVDDEADARENLRLMLEEHCPDVQVVGQAGNAAEARQRIQELQPNALFLDIKMPGEDGFQLLASIAELDLPVVFTTAYDEYALKAFKENALDYLEKPIDHEELERAVKKLTKATGELVGQQPSAIAALMKDPESPLSSRVAIPGRDGLVLLKHEDILYLEANDSYTTIHLKDGKRSVSSKHIRVFEDNLDPKTFFRVHKSYIINLAHLKGFSRTEGNMAVLDNGALIPVSRRRLPDFLGLINTF, via the coding sequence ATGTCATTGCGCGTGCTGATCGTGGACGACGAGGCCGATGCCCGGGAGAACCTCCGCCTGATGCTGGAGGAGCATTGCCCCGACGTGCAGGTGGTGGGACAGGCCGGCAACGCCGCCGAAGCGCGGCAACGGATCCAGGAGCTGCAGCCCAATGCGCTGTTCCTCGACATCAAGATGCCGGGAGAGGACGGCTTCCAGCTGCTGGCCTCCATCGCCGAGCTCGACCTGCCCGTGGTCTTCACCACGGCCTACGACGAGTATGCCCTGAAGGCCTTCAAGGAGAACGCCCTGGACTACCTGGAGAAGCCCATTGACCACGAGGAGCTCGAGCGGGCGGTGAAGAAGCTCACCAAGGCCACCGGCGAACTGGTGGGCCAACAGCCTTCGGCGATCGCGGCGCTGATGAAGGACCCTGAATCGCCGCTGAGCTCGCGCGTGGCCATCCCCGGACGCGACGGGCTGGTACTGCTGAAGCATGAGGACATCCTCTACCTCGAGGCCAACGACAGCTACACCACCATCCACCTGAAGGACGGCAAGCGCTCGGTAAGCAGCAAGCACATCCGCGTCTTCGAGGACAACCTGGACCCGAAGACCTTCTTCCGCGTTCACAAGTCGTACATCATCAACCTCGCCCACCTGAAGGGCTTCAGCCGCACGGAGGGCAACATGGCGGTGCTGGACAACGGCGCACTCATCCCGGTCTCCCGCCGCCGCCTGCCGGATTTCCTGGGATTGATCAACACGTTCTGA